CAAATGGTCAGCGGGCGCATGCAGTTTAATTGCGGTCGTTCCGGAGAATCGTCCAAAGACCTGTGGAAATTTCTTGAACGTGATTGCAGGAGCTTCGGCGCGGCTAAAATTTGCCACGATGGATCTTAGTGCAACGGCTATTGACGAAAGCTTCGAGCGGGCCGCAATCCAAGTTCTTGGGATTGTAGGAGCGGAGGCGGCATGGACGTACACAAGTAGTCCACTTTTGGACAATCATCACGTGTCTACTTCGATTGTTCAGTCGGCGATTGAGGGGCAAAACTGGACGACTCTTTATTTCTTGGGACGCTTGCAGCGTCGCTTGAACAGTGAGTTTCGCCCTTCAGAGGTCCTACTGAAAGACATGAACTTTCGGGCTGTGCAAAACAACGCACCATCCGCCGCAATTAGTGATGGCGTATACAGTCCACTTTTAGCGCCGATGAGCCGCTGTAAGCCTGAGGAGATTCGAATGCATGCGGCCTCTGTCTTGGATGGGGCGGAAATCCCTAATTTGAGATGCGGGTGGAACTGGGTTATTTGAACTCTGATCTCGACTTGTCTTTATTTTCGGTTGGCGTTTCAATCGTAGTTGAATGAACGCCAAGTCTGAGAAAAACCTGAAAGCGCTGATCTTTCGTATAGGCCCCATCGGTCTTGGCCTGTTGATGATTTTTCTTGTGGCTGGTGGCGCCACGCTCGCCCTTCGTCAATCAGGCATGTTTGCGATTCAAGCGATCCCACTTGAGTGGAGAGAGCGACTTGATCGCGGAAAAATGGAAGTTGAAATTGCTAAAACAATTGAGGCCGATATCGGCGTTCGATTCGGCAATATTATGGGAAAGCGACCATGGGAAATTGATCTCGAGCAGCTTGGAAACTCGATTCGCTCCCTCGCTTGGGTGGCGGATGCTCGTCTGCAGCGAGTATTTCCGGATCGGCTGGTGGTTTCAATCAGTCCGAAGCGACCCTTGGCAGTCGTTGTTCCAAGTGGAACTCCCTCCGCAACTATACAGAGTGGAGTTGTTCAAAGCGCGCATAAGTCGCGCCGGCAAGCCAAGTCAAAACCGCGCACCACTGCATCCGTCGAATCCTCGATACGGCCGATATCTTACGACGGCGAAGTCATGCCGGAATGGACTTCGAGTGTTGTTCCCGACGTCCCTTTTCTTCGTGGCGATCGATTTCTTCAAGATGCCGTGCTTCGTGAAAAAGCAGTGGCATTAATCAAAGCGCTTCCAGCTAATGGGATTCTTGATCGCTCGAACATTGCGGAAATTTTTTGGAGTTCAAGCGAAGCGAATGGAAGCTTTAACGGTGACATGACAAAGGGCTTTTCAATTTTGCTGCTTTCACCCCGGACCGAAATTATTTTGGGCGAAGCGGACATCGAGAAAAAGCTCGTCCGGGTCGAGCACGTACTGAACTATCTTTCGACTCAAGGAAAGCGCGCCCGAGTCATCGATTCGACTTCGGTCAAGAAAGTTGTTGTCAGGGCGCATCACCGTCCGTAGCCTTAGGACGAGGCCAGAAAGATTCTGTCTTCATGGAGTAAGTTTTTACCGGTTCCTAACAAATCCTCTCTAGAGAAGAAGTCTCTAAAGGGCGACAGGACTGGGGGTTAAGGATGACTTTCGACCGAACAACTCATGATCGTTCGGCAGGTGGGGCGACCGCTACGGTTCGCGACACTCTGCGTGAAAAACCACAGGCAAGTGAGATTGTCCTCGCTGGGCTCGACATCGGCTCGACCAAGGTCTCGGTCGTGATCGGAATTCTTCGGGCAGTAAATACGGCGGCGGGACACATGGGTTCCAATGCTCCAGTGATCGCATCTCTGCCAACGGGTGATTTGCAACTGGAAATTGTCGGACTTGGTACCGCGCCCTCGAATGGTATTCGTCAGGGTGTGGTTGTGAATGTCGAATCGACGATCGAATCGATTTCGAAAGCCCGCGTAGAAGCGGAGCTAATGGCAGGCTACCGAATTCAAGATGTTTATCTTGCAGTCGGCGGAAGCCATGTGAAGTCGTTTGATTCGCGCGGCATGATTGCCATCCGCAACCGGGAAGTAAAAGCCGACGACATCGCAAGAGTCATCGAAGCCGCTAAAGCAGTCGCGGTGCCAGGTGACCGACAAGTTCTGCACGTGTTGCCTCGCGAATTTAAAATCGACGAACAAGCAGGAATTTCTGATCCGATCGGAATGTCGGGCGTTCGCCTCGAAGCGAATGTTCACATTATTACGGCAGGGCAAACAGCTTTGCAGAACATGATCAAGTGCGCGGACAAAGCGGGGCTTCATGTTCGAGGGCTTGTGCTTCAACAGTTGGCGTCGTCATTGGCAGTTTTGTCAGAAGATGAACGCAAGCTAGGTGTCGCAGTGGTCGATATCGGCGGCGGCACAAGTGACGTGATGACATACGTCGCAGGTGCGGTGGCCCACACAGCAACGGTGCCGGTCGGTGGTGCACACTTCAGCCAAGATATCGCGATGGGACTTCGTACTCCACAAGCCGCCGCTGAAACGGTGAAAAAGAAATATGGCTGCGCGATTGCCGACCTCGTCGACGAAAACGAGACGATCGAAGTTGAAGGTGTTGGCGGTCGAAAACCGCGTTCACTCCTTCGCCGAGATCTTTGCGAAGTGATCGAGCCACGAGCAGAAGAAACCATTCTTCTTATCTGGCAAGAAATTCGTCGTTCTGGGTTAGCAAATCAAATCGGTTCTGGAATTGTCCTTACAGGCGGCGCAAGTCAACTGGAAGGCCTTTGCGAAATGGGGGAATTCATCTGTGAAGTTCCTGTCCGTCGCGGAGTTCCCGAGCGAATTGGTGGTCTCACGGATGTGGTAAAGAGCCCTGAGTTCTCTACCACTGTGGGTCTTTTGGTTTATGGGATCGAGAATCTATCATTACAAGAAAAACAGCGTCTTGCTACGGCGGGCCGCGAAGGAGAGGGAACCGGCGTGACAGCCACGATCGACAAATCGATCGAGCTCGTAACACGCAAGGTGAAAGACTTCTTTAGCGGTGCACTGTCCTGAAACGCGCACGCGAAGCAGAAGGCTTCGTGGGAATAGAACCTAAACGGAGGGGTTATGTTCGAATTAGAAGAAAATATAAACATCGGCGCGAACATTAAAGTTGTTGGTGTCGGCGGCGGCGGAAACAACGCGATCACAACGATGATCGATGGTGGCCTACAAGGCGTTGAGTTCGTTGTTGCAAACACAGACCGTCAGGTTCTTGCTTCACACCGAGCTTCAAAGAAAATCAATCTCGGAAGCGAGTTGACGAAGGGTTTAGGGGCAGGTGCAAATCCCGAAATCGGGAAACGTTCAGCTATTGAGTCCTATAATGACATCGTCGAAGCACTTGATGGTGCCGACATGGTTTTTGTCACGGCCGGTATGGGCGGTGGAACAGGAACCGGAGCTGCGCCGATCGTCGCGAAAATTGCGCGCGAATTGGGTGCCCTTACGATTGGGGTCGTTACACGGCCCTTCTTGTTTGAAGGTAAAAAACGCATGCGCAATGCGGACGGTGGCATCGCTGAACTGCGCGAAAACGTCGACACCTTGATTGTGATTCCAAATCAAAAACTTCTTTCGGTTTCAAACGATCGCACCACATTGGTCGACAGTTTCAAACGTGCCGACGAAGTTCTTCTTCATGCCGTGAAGGGTATTTCTGATTTGATCAACGTTCGCGGTTACATCAACCTCGATTTCGCTGATATTCGCACCGTCATGGCTTCAAAAGGCATGGCGATCATGGGAACTGGTCGAGCGCGCGGCGAAAACCGTGCCGTAGAAGCCGCAACTGCTGCGATCAGCTCGCCACTTCTAGAAAACATTTCGATCGACGGTGCAACTGGCATCGTTGTCAATATCTCGGGCGCTGACCTTTTGATGAACGAAGTGAATGAAGCGACCACATTGATCACTGAAGCTGCTCATGAGTCCGCGGAAGTGATCTTCGGTGCCGTGATCGACGAATCACTTGGCGACGAGATTCAAATCACTGTCATTGCAACGGGCTTCGGACTTGATCCAGCGGTCATGCATGCTAATGAACATTTGGCACAAATGCAGGCTCTTCAGCATCAAGTTCGCGCATCCCAGCAAGTCAATGCAATGGCGGCTCAGCAGTCGCCGCACGCCTTGACTGCGCAACAATCGCCGCATGCCGTGGGTCATCAGCCGCAGCACTATATGCCGCAATATGCACAGGCACCTCAGCCCCAAGCCACGGCTTGGCCGATGCCGCAGCCTGGTGCTTATGCCCCGCAAGCTCCACTTCATCAACCGCAGCAGCCAGTGGTGCAACAGCCCGCTCAGCAATTAGGTCAGCAGGTAGCTCCAGCAAATTTTCCTATGAACGCGCCGATTTCGGCACCGGCCGTTCATAGTTACATGCCGCAAGCTGAGTACGCTCAGCCTGTTTCAGCGCATGCGCCGATGACCTCGCAAGGACAGTCTTTGGCATCTAACGAAGATGGACCGGAATTGAATCTCAATGGTTCAGCGGTTCCGCAAGGCGAAGGCGAAAAGCCGTTGCCTCGCGATCTTCTGCTGCAAAAGGTTCGTCAGTATCGAGAGTCACAAGCTCGTCGTGCGGGCGCACCTCAGCCAGAGCAGTTGCAAATGGATGTTGAGGGACCAGAAAGTTCGCTCGAAGCAGCCCGCCGCTTGGCAAGCGAGATCGTGCGTTCGCCGTTTGACCCCAAGAACCTTGATGTCCCGACTTTCCTTCGTCGCAAAGCTCGCGATGAGGAGACCGAGAATCCAACGGTTTAAACAAGACCAGGCCAAGCGCCTGGTTTCTTTTTTAGTGGAGCTAGGGACTGCCGAGTAAATCCGTGGTAGCTACTTGAATGTGTTGAATCAATTTAATTCTATTCAGCCTAACCCGAGGCCCCTTCGCGCGTGGTTTGTATCGGATATTCACATCCTCTCGGCCGACGACTCTAGGTATGCCCGATTTAGGAAGTTTCTTGAAGATAGACTTCAAGACGGCACCACGCATTTATTTTTGGTAGGCGACATTTTTGACCTATGGGTTGGTGGACACGATTTTTTCTCGCACCGTTATTCCACCGTCGTCGACGCTATTCGTAGGCTTGTTGAGAGCAAAGTTGAAATTCATTATTTCGAGGGAAATCACGATTTACACTTGTCTGACTTTTGGCACAAAGAAATTGGCGTCAACGTTCATCGAGAATATCAAGTGTTTAACTTTGGATCCTTTCGGGTTCGCGTTGAACATGGTGATCAGATGAATCCCGAAGATACAGGTTATCTCATTCTGCGAAAATTTCTGCGTACGCCGCCGATCACGTGGTTGGCAGAGACGCTGCCCGGCGAGGTCATCCAGAGGATCGGCCACACGATGAGCCGATCGAGTCGCAAGTGGACGTCGAGCAACTTCAAAGCCCGCAATGAAAACGCGATTCGAAAAATGATTCGCGCCCATGCAGCCAAAGTATATGAAAGCCAACCCTTTGATCTTTTGATCTCGGGTCACGTGCATGTTCAAGATGACCATCAGTGGTCACCTCGCGTTGGCGAACGAGCGCGGTCTGTGGGACTCGGTTGCTGGTTAGTGGATAAGCCGTCCGAAGTACTCTGCCTTGATCCCTCCGGGGCGAATTGGCAGAGAATTTCACCCTAGGGCAGCTAAGGGTTCTACCTATAGGCCTACCTAGATACAATCTGCCAGTAGCAGACTGTATTTTCTTCGTCTGAAACACTAGAGCTTCCACGCACCATAAAAACCGCGATAAGCCTTGGTTTCCGAACTTCTGGAGGCGCATCGCATGGGACTCGATCGAATCAAAATCGGTATTTTGTTAGTAGGTGTGATGATTCTCGTAAGTGTGGCCTTCTATGAGAATAGCTCCGGTCAGTCGACCCCAATCGGTCTTGGCAACTGTGTGACCTTGGATTCCGCAAAAGAACTGGCTTCCAAGTATGTTGAAAAAAAGTATTGTCAGACGCCGTTTTCCGACGAGGAAGACCGCCAGCTTTGCAGCGACGCTCGAGCGAGACTGGGCAAAATTTGGTTTAACTCAGAAATGAAGTCTTGGGTCGCGACTCTTTGGGAGGGCTATTGCGCTCCAGCGGCGCAATGTTGGAGCGGAGTTTTTGTCGATTGCGAAGGTCGTGTCACAGAATTTCAAGACGGCGAAGACTAAAGATTAGGATGTTCAAAAAATACCGTTGATCGAAAGCTACAATGGCTCTCACTTCATTCTAACACTAATTTGAAGCGAAATGCTCCGGGTGTCCTTTTCATCGATGAGATGGAGTCGATCGAGCACACGAAACTAAAACCTCTAACAATTCCAATCGCAGTCGGAGATGACTACCGAATTTATTCCATGACCGTTGGTCGCATCAAAGCCAAAGGCCATCTTGCCGTACGGTCCAAACTGAAATACGGCCTAAGAATAGACGAAAAAATGAATGCACTACATAGGTGCTTTGAGCATTTGAGCCGTACCTTTTTAACTAAGCCAAGCGTGATTCGAACCGACGAGCTACCGCTCTATAAGAGCCTCGTTCAAACCTACTTCCCGAACTCAATTCACGAAACTTATTCGTCCCGAGATCATATTCGAAAAAAGAAGGAGATGCTTTTTCTGAACCATCAGAAAAAAGTCTTCGATCCACTTTTTCCTCTAAACCAAAGGTGTGCAAAGCTTCGCCAAGACATAAAACGACTTTCACGTAGATCCTGGTGTACCACAAAGTCGCCTATGAATTTGGAAAAGTGTCTTTCGGTTTATATCGCCAACCAAGAATTTCTTAGCAAGAGCAGACGTACTCAAGTCTGCATATGAAACTGGTCCCAGTTGATTGTGTGTTCGAAAGAATTTTCTGGACAGATTTGTGGGCGCCACATGCCCTTCGAGGAAGCTCTCGTGCGGCCGGAAGCCGGTCTCCTCACGAGGAGGGCACGATGCCCGCCTTCCGAGACGGCATGGGGTGGCCGCAAAACTACCACCATAAATCAGCCAAGACGCACAATCAAATGGGGCAGTTTCAAAATTCAGCTCACTCCCAATAGGATGGCTGAATGTTGCACTGATTGCAGGTGATCTTGATCTTGATTTTCGTGCGGCTTGCGTTGGCCCAAGTTAAATCGGCTTCCATTTTTCCGCCCGCAAGATCAGTCATCTCAACTCTTAGGCGTTTCCGACCTTTGTTGTGATCCAAGTGCCCAATCGCCAGTAGCTCACCGTTGAGAGAGTCAAAAAGCTTCACGACAGTTTGAACCTTGCCGCCACCCAGATTGATTTCTTCAACCAAGAGCTCTGACATTCCGCTGGGCATCAGCCAATGACCTTCGGAAAGGAGCATCGGGAAGGGGCAGTCACGGCAAGCGTCAGCATTTTGCGGTGAGCTCAATGTCAAAAAGGCAGCGGCCGAAATCAACAACGCTGTCATTGAAATGTAAGAAGCTGTGAATTGTTTAAGCTTTCGAAACATGGGAGCTACTTTCTGCTTTGAGATTTAATGATGGTTTTGGCCTCGTTTTTTCTACTTAAATTGGTGTGATCGACATCCGCTGGAATCACCGCAATTCGTAAATTCGGATTGAGGTAATAACCAAGTTTTCCGCGTAAAATGTATTCGGTCGAGCCATCATCGGGTTCGATCAGGCGACGAAGCCGTTTGATATTGACGTAAATTTTATTGTCGTGACTTTGAGGCCGATAGTCCTCGGCCCAGACTTCACGTACCAAGTCCTCTTTGCTCAATGTGGCACCGGGGTTCGCGACCGATGCCTCCATGAAGACGCGCAACAGATCGCGAAGAATAAACTGGCCGTCAAATTTGATTTCGCCCTTTCGCACCTCAACAAGCGTGCCGGTCGCAAGATTCAGTTCGAGGTCGTAAGACTTTATCGAGCCACCAGTTTTCTCTAGCGCCTCATCGACGATTCGAGCGATTCTTGGAAATTCCGATCTCTTCAGCGACCGCCTCGCGAGATCAAGATAGAGTCGAGCCGTGTTGGGATCGTTTTTTAAACTAAAGATGGTGCCCAAGGTAGCAAGCGTGTGCAGATAAAGCCCCAGATGAGGCTGATCGCGTAGTGTTTCGAAAGCCACCCAGGTTGACTGCAGGGCTTGATCTAGCTTCCCCTGGTTGCGAAGAATGAGAGCGTGTAGAAGGTGAGCGGACGATGCTATTTCCGGTACCGGACAGCAGCTAAGAAGTGTTTTCAGCTTTTCAAGTTCGCGAATCGCATCGTCGTGCCGATCTCGCGCGTAGAGCACCGTTGCAGCGCCATAAAGTGGCCAAGCAAGCGCTGATCGGTCGTCGCATTCAATTGCTGCTTGAATCGAGTCGCGAAATCGATCCATCGCAGCCTCATGCTGTTGGCCGCGATAAACGTGGCAAATGCCAAGGACGTAATGAAGGCGCGACCACAGTTTCGGACTCACCGACCCGGCGAGGCGGGACGCTTTTGTCGACTCAATATCGCGCAATCTTGCTTCGATACGATCAACTTTTTTGAAATCTTCCTGCTCTGCAAGCAGTCGCAATACATATATCGAGCTTTCGACAAAACGAGGCCAATCGCCTGACCGGTAAAGTCTTTCTGATATCTTTTCGAACTCAAGGAGTGCCTTGGTGTATTCCCCCCGATGATAGGAGAAAAGCGCCGCTTGAAAGCGGGCAGACGTGGGACCGTTGCCCCAATCTCCAGTTGCGGTAGAGGTAGACACCAGCGATGGAGTTCGGGTAGGCAAACTGTCTGTTGAAGAATTCAACGAGCTGATGGGTGAGCTCCTTTTCAGTTTCTGTCTTGCGAAGCAAAGAAACTGACAAAGTCTGACCTACCTCGCAAGCCCTGACTCACGGCGTACTTTAGAAGTTCCGGATTTCGAAATGCGTCGCGTTGTCTGTTCTGCGCTCTGGGTTCCTACCTTTGTCTTAGAGGAGTCAGATGCATCGGGCAGAGTTTCCTTTAGTAATTGTTTTGCGTGTGCCAACGACGTGGCGCTGACTTTTTCCCCAGAAATGAGCCTCGCGATTTCATTCACGCGTTTTTCTGCTGTCAGTTCCAGCACGTCCATAGCTGCGCTATCTTTCGCGGTCCGCTTTTGGATGAAGAAATGGGCATCGCCATGGGCTGCGACTTGAGGTAAGTGGGTGACACAAATTACCTGTTGCCCTCGCGCAATCGATCGTAGCTTTCGCCCGACCTTTTCCGCTGTTTCGCCACTGACTCCCGTGTCGACTTCGTCAAAAAGATAAGTGCGAGGTGAGTTCGCCGAATGTACGGACTGTCCGCCGACCACTTGCTTGATCGAAAGCAGAATTCGCGAAAGTTCGCCGCCGCTAGCCGCTTTTGCTAGGGGCCGAGCCGCGTCTGCTTTCGATGTTTGGGTCCGGAATTCGACATCTGTCGCACCTGACGATGTGAACTCCGGGTAGCGATCGAGAGCGATAACGAATTCGACGCCTTTCATGTTGAGGTCAAGGAGCTCCGTGTTCACTTCTTTTGCAAAAAGCTTTGCCGCTTCTTTTCGCTTCGCATGAAGCTGGTCCGCCAATTTCACCAGGCGTTCATCGAGGGCGCGGGCTTCGGCCTCTAAACCCTGAAGTCGTTCATCGCTCTCCTCCAGCAGTTGAATCTCGGCTTCTGTGCTAGCTAGTGCCTCGAGGATTTCGCTAGCGGAAGTTCCGTATTTTTTTTGTAGCTGTCGAAGCCGGCTAAGGCGCGACTCGACTTCTTCTAGTCGTTCGGGATCGGCTTCTAAATTTTGACCATATTCGCGCATTTCATATGCAACATCGACCAGAATGGTTCGCGCTTGATCAAGAGGCGCAAGTTTTTCTGCCAATGTCTGATCTAGCTGTTTCAAATCTTGCGCCTTCATCAAGAGCGCATGTAGCCGAGATGCGACTGAATCTTCATCGCCGTCTAAAATGTCTTGCGTGCTGGAAGCGAATTCCATCAGGCGCTTAGCGTGTTTAAGTCGTTTTGCCTCTGTTTCGATGGCGACTTCATCGCCGGGGCATAGTTCGAGTCCTCGAATTTCGTCGCGACTAAAAGCAAGAAAGTCCAAACGAAGGGCGCGGTTGCGCTCTTCCGTGCGAATTTGAAGAATTTCATTATCGACTTCTTTGCGGCGTAGGAATAGCGAACTGAATTCAAGCCGAAGAGTTGTTGTTCCGGAATACTGATCAAGAATTTCAAGATGATAACTTTTAGAAAGTAGGTGCCGGTTGTCGTGCTGGCCCGTGAGTTCAATCAGTGGAACAGTTTGCCCCGCGACTTCAACTAACGGGCTTACAACATCTCTTAGGGCGGATAACGTAGAAAGTGCGCCGTTGATGTAAACGCGGGCCTTTGCGCCTATGGAAACGATGCGCCGAACGACCATCGTAGAGTCGGGACAATCTATTCCCATCGCATCGAGCTTGAGCTTAATGTCGGGCCTCGATTCCAAATCAAACGACCCCTCGATCACGGCTTGGTCCGCACCAGAGCGAACAGCCGACGCATCGGCCTTGTCACCCATTAATAGGCCAAGGCTTTTTAACAAGATCGACTTTCCTGCTCCAGTTTCGCCGCTCAAGATGTTTAAACCAGGGCGGAACGCCAACTGAACGTTTTCGATAATTGCGAAATTTGAAACGCGAAGCTCCTGCAACATTAGTTTCGTTCTCCAAATTTTAGTTTCTCTCGAAGCAGCTGAAAGAAGTTGTGCGAAGGCTTTCGAACTGTGATGTGG
The nucleotide sequence above comes from Deltaproteobacteria bacterium. Encoded proteins:
- a CDS encoding FtsQ-type POTRA domain-containing protein, whose product is MNAKSEKNLKALIFRIGPIGLGLLMIFLVAGGATLALRQSGMFAIQAIPLEWRERLDRGKMEVEIAKTIEADIGVRFGNIMGKRPWEIDLEQLGNSIRSLAWVADARLQRVFPDRLVVSISPKRPLAVVVPSGTPSATIQSGVVQSAHKSRRQAKSKPRTTASVESSIRPISYDGEVMPEWTSSVVPDVPFLRGDRFLQDAVLREKAVALIKALPANGILDRSNIAEIFWSSSEANGSFNGDMTKGFSILLLSPRTEIILGEADIEKKLVRVEHVLNYLSTQGKRARVIDSTSVKKVVVRAHHRP
- the ftsA gene encoding cell division protein FtsA, which gives rise to MTFDRTTHDRSAGGATATVRDTLREKPQASEIVLAGLDIGSTKVSVVIGILRAVNTAAGHMGSNAPVIASLPTGDLQLEIVGLGTAPSNGIRQGVVVNVESTIESISKARVEAELMAGYRIQDVYLAVGGSHVKSFDSRGMIAIRNREVKADDIARVIEAAKAVAVPGDRQVLHVLPREFKIDEQAGISDPIGMSGVRLEANVHIITAGQTALQNMIKCADKAGLHVRGLVLQQLASSLAVLSEDERKLGVAVVDIGGGTSDVMTYVAGAVAHTATVPVGGAHFSQDIAMGLRTPQAAAETVKKKYGCAIADLVDENETIEVEGVGGRKPRSLLRRDLCEVIEPRAEETILLIWQEIRRSGLANQIGSGIVLTGGASQLEGLCEMGEFICEVPVRRGVPERIGGLTDVVKSPEFSTTVGLLVYGIENLSLQEKQRLATAGREGEGTGVTATIDKSIELVTRKVKDFFSGALS
- the ftsZ gene encoding cell division protein FtsZ → MFELEENINIGANIKVVGVGGGGNNAITTMIDGGLQGVEFVVANTDRQVLASHRASKKINLGSELTKGLGAGANPEIGKRSAIESYNDIVEALDGADMVFVTAGMGGGTGTGAAPIVAKIARELGALTIGVVTRPFLFEGKKRMRNADGGIAELRENVDTLIVIPNQKLLSVSNDRTTLVDSFKRADEVLLHAVKGISDLINVRGYINLDFADIRTVMASKGMAIMGTGRARGENRAVEAATAAISSPLLENISIDGATGIVVNISGADLLMNEVNEATTLITEAAHESAEVIFGAVIDESLGDEIQITVIATGFGLDPAVMHANEHLAQMQALQHQVRASQQVNAMAAQQSPHALTAQQSPHAVGHQPQHYMPQYAQAPQPQATAWPMPQPGAYAPQAPLHQPQQPVVQQPAQQLGQQVAPANFPMNAPISAPAVHSYMPQAEYAQPVSAHAPMTSQGQSLASNEDGPELNLNGSAVPQGEGEKPLPRDLLLQKVRQYRESQARRAGAPQPEQLQMDVEGPESSLEAARRLASEIVRSPFDPKNLDVPTFLRRKARDEETENPTV
- a CDS encoding UDP-2,3-diacylglucosamine diphosphatase, producing MLNQFNSIQPNPRPLRAWFVSDIHILSADDSRYARFRKFLEDRLQDGTTHLFLVGDIFDLWVGGHDFFSHRYSTVVDAIRRLVESKVEIHYFEGNHDLHLSDFWHKEIGVNVHREYQVFNFGSFRVRVEHGDQMNPEDTGYLILRKFLRTPPITWLAETLPGEVIQRIGHTMSRSSRKWTSSNFKARNENAIRKMIRAHAAKVYESQPFDLLISGHVHVQDDHQWSPRVGERARSVGLGCWLVDKPSEVLCLDPSGANWQRISP
- a CDS encoding winged helix-turn-helix domain-containing protein, which gives rise to MSTSTATGDWGNGPTSARFQAALFSYHRGEYTKALLEFEKISERLYRSGDWPRFVESSIYVLRLLAEQEDFKKVDRIEARLRDIESTKASRLAGSVSPKLWSRLHYVLGICHVYRGQQHEAAMDRFRDSIQAAIECDDRSALAWPLYGAATVLYARDRHDDAIRELEKLKTLLSCCPVPEIASSAHLLHALILRNQGKLDQALQSTWVAFETLRDQPHLGLYLHTLATLGTIFSLKNDPNTARLYLDLARRSLKRSEFPRIARIVDEALEKTGGSIKSYDLELNLATGTLVEVRKGEIKFDGQFILRDLLRVFMEASVANPGATLSKEDLVREVWAEDYRPQSHDNKIYVNIKRLRRLIEPDDGSTEYILRGKLGYYLNPNLRIAVIPADVDHTNLSRKNEAKTIIKSQSRK
- the recN gene encoding DNA repair protein RecN, which codes for MLQELRVSNFAIIENVQLAFRPGLNILSGETGAGKSILLKSLGLLMGDKADASAVRSGADQAVIEGSFDLESRPDIKLKLDAMGIDCPDSTMVVRRIVSIGAKARVYINGALSTLSALRDVVSPLVEVAGQTVPLIELTGQHDNRHLLSKSYHLEILDQYSGTTTLRLEFSSLFLRRKEVDNEILQIRTEERNRALRLDFLAFSRDEIRGLELCPGDEVAIETEAKRLKHAKRLMEFASSTQDILDGDEDSVASRLHALLMKAQDLKQLDQTLAEKLAPLDQARTILVDVAYEMREYGQNLEADPERLEEVESRLSRLRQLQKKYGTSASEILEALASTEAEIQLLEESDERLQGLEAEARALDERLVKLADQLHAKRKEAAKLFAKEVNTELLDLNMKGVEFVIALDRYPEFTSSGATDVEFRTQTSKADAARPLAKAASGGELSRILLSIKQVVGGQSVHSANSPRTYLFDEVDTGVSGETAEKVGRKLRSIARGQQVICVTHLPQVAAHGDAHFFIQKRTAKDSAAMDVLELTAEKRVNEIARLISGEKVSATSLAHAKQLLKETLPDASDSSKTKVGTQSAEQTTRRISKSGTSKVRRESGLAR